A window of the Sporosarcina sp. FSL K6-2383 genome harbors these coding sequences:
- a CDS encoding HAMP domain-containing methyl-accepting chemotaxis protein, giving the protein MKLFGKMLLAFGGVIVVFVSLNIYNLVQIKQLNENSETMYTNGMVPSTYLIKIGKDAENIRTQMVTTLAFKDTNMLERAVTNLEKMKTWIQEYEETNLNLEELETFEGFKRNWLLFNERAYKNIQLMRDGNWIEAEQGIKEEKIIFDESMRYFNELVVLNEQLAEKIKEENQQVYASTLLLSGILIAVSIIIAVLITYLFSKSMIRRLTIVVNRMREFEDGDLRSEPLVSISRDEITTLSVGLNNMHKTLREVVDGAQNSGEQVSASSEELSASAQQSMAAAESVANLSQQSADGADNQLRSVNEISTSIEEMMLNMQEIAKSSVQMNEQSQGAFDKTQLGTTAVMSVNSQMLSIADAVKLTADSVRNLDGKSKEISNIVQMITNIADQTNLLALNAAIEAARAGESGKGFAVVADEVRKLAEESRISAEQIYSMVNEIQHEIQDVTVSMQQGTERVQNGLMKTEEVSNIFGEIETMVEQVAKNATEVNRSVEAVSSISQSISSSVVNVHGVAETSVLASQENSAASEEQIATMEEISAASESLAHLAEDLQRSIQQFRL; this is encoded by the coding sequence ATGAAATTATTCGGGAAAATGCTACTTGCATTTGGTGGCGTTATTGTAGTGTTTGTTTCATTAAATATCTATAACTTAGTTCAAATAAAACAGTTAAATGAAAATAGTGAAACGATGTACACGAATGGAATGGTTCCTTCTACATACCTTATTAAAATTGGTAAGGATGCAGAAAATATACGTACTCAAATGGTAACAACTCTAGCATTTAAAGATACTAACATGCTGGAAAGAGCAGTGACTAATTTGGAAAAAATGAAGACTTGGATTCAGGAGTATGAAGAAACTAATTTGAATTTGGAGGAATTAGAAACGTTTGAAGGATTTAAGCGTAATTGGTTGTTATTTAATGAACGCGCTTACAAGAATATTCAACTAATGAGAGATGGCAACTGGATAGAGGCTGAACAAGGCATTAAAGAAGAAAAAATTATTTTTGATGAGTCTATGAGGTATTTCAATGAATTAGTAGTGCTGAATGAACAACTTGCGGAGAAAATCAAGGAAGAAAATCAGCAAGTGTATGCGAGCACTCTTCTTTTGAGTGGCATTTTAATTGCGGTGAGTATTATCATCGCAGTGCTCATTACTTATCTTTTCAGCAAATCAATGATTCGTCGATTAACAATTGTTGTTAATCGGATGAGGGAGTTCGAAGATGGTGATTTGCGTAGTGAGCCACTTGTTAGCATTAGTCGTGATGAAATTACAACACTTTCTGTCGGATTAAATAATATGCATAAGACACTTCGTGAAGTTGTAGATGGTGCACAAAATTCTGGTGAACAAGTATCAGCTAGTTCTGAAGAATTATCCGCTAGTGCCCAGCAAAGTATGGCTGCTGCTGAATCAGTAGCTAATCTCTCGCAGCAATCAGCCGATGGTGCTGATAACCAGCTTCGCAGTGTTAATGAAATATCTACTTCTATTGAAGAAATGATGTTGAATATGCAGGAAATTGCCAAGAGCAGTGTACAGATGAACGAGCAATCGCAGGGTGCATTTGATAAGACACAACTGGGAACAACTGCGGTCATGTCAGTGAATAGCCAAATGCTTTCTATTGCCGATGCTGTGAAATTAACGGCAGATTCGGTGCGAAACTTAGATGGCAAATCAAAAGAAATTAGCAATATCGTGCAGATGATTACGAATATTGCTGACCAAACCAATTTACTAGCATTGAACGCTGCTATTGAGGCAGCGCGTGCAGGAGAATCTGGTAAAGGCTTTGCAGTTGTAGCTGATGAAGTTCGGAAGCTGGCGGAGGAGTCACGTATTTCTGCAGAACAGATTTATAGCATGGTGAATGAAATTCAACATGAGATTCAGGATGTAACAGTCTCCATGCAACAAGGAACTGAGCGTGTGCAAAATGGTCTTATGAAGACTGAGGAAGTGAGTAATATATTTGGTGAAATTGAGACAATGGTTGAGCAAGTAGCCAAAAATGCAACTGAAGTAAACCGTTCTGTAGAAGCGGTTTCTTCCATTAGTCAATCCATTTCTAGTTCTGTCGTCAATGTACATGGAGTGGCTGAGACGAGTGTTTTGGCATCGCAGGAAAATAGCGCGGCATCAGAAGAGCAGATAGCAACAATGGAGGAGATTTCAGCTGCCAGTGAATCACTTGCGCATTTAGCAGAGGATTTACAAAGATCTATTCAGCAATTCAGACTGTAA
- a CDS encoding cytochrome C oxidase subunit II has translation MVQTVAWVVSLVFILAIAVVFGFVAIKSTQKQDYEPIVKKWYKIRKVYGTFVVILMIVVMVYTLRELPFNQPVYSEGNEPVIVDVEAFQFGWKISEKEFDVGQSVEFHVTTADATHGFGIYDEEMNLIAQTQAMPEYTNVVYITFDEPGTYKILCLEYCGLAHHVMMDQIVVK, from the coding sequence ATGGTCCAAACAGTGGCGTGGGTAGTGAGTTTGGTGTTTATTTTGGCGATTGCAGTCGTTTTTGGTTTTGTTGCAATAAAGTCGACACAAAAACAAGATTATGAGCCTATCGTGAAAAAGTGGTACAAAATTCGAAAAGTGTACGGTACGTTTGTCGTTATTTTAATGATAGTCGTTATGGTTTATACGTTAAGGGAGTTACCTTTCAACCAGCCTGTCTATAGTGAAGGCAATGAGCCTGTCATTGTAGATGTTGAGGCTTTCCAATTTGGTTGGAAAATCAGTGAGAAAGAATTTGATGTTGGCCAGTCTGTTGAATTTCATGTGACAACTGCAGATGCAACGCATGGTTTCGGTATTTATGATGAAGAGATGAATTTAATAGCCCAGACGCAAGCAATGCCGGAATATACGAATGTTGTATATATAACGTTTGATGAGCCCGGTACATATAAGATACTTTGCTTGGAGTACTGTGGGTTGGCACACCATGTCATGATGGATCAAATTGTAGTGAAGTAG
- a CDS encoding cbb3-type cytochrome c oxidase subunit I, with product MAITHKYTSLKSRDDKVVTQMIISGAVVIVGMIFGVLMLASQGGLIELSAASFYQFLTIHGTAMIGSAALATSAIMWYFLSHYVDLSKKIFNLNLVLFLIGVVMTIIGIFSFEYASAWTFLYPLPALSGGAWGTTGALLYLGGMLVLGVGFLLLYIDTGRAIIKKYGSLGKGLGWDVISGKKAEKDAPPTTVVASTMVTIVNISALTAGATVLIVNMISVVNPAFTFNPLLAKNLTYAFGHIFANATIYMAVIAVYEILSRYTGRPWKANKPFLIAWTMSTLFTMIVYPHHLLMDSVMPKWILILGQILSYANGLPVLVITAYGALMIVYKSGIKWDMASSLIFLSMFGWTAGVVPALVDSAIVVNHVMHNTKWVPGHFHMYMGLGVIAMMFGFMYFLAKNDSQLKTNGLDKFAFILYTLSMFGVCVSFLVSGAISTPRRFATHLPEWMGPAQVGAVTGIFVVIGILIFALHFVRYIFGRNKTSINSTTQETEVS from the coding sequence ATGGCTATTACTCATAAATATACATCGTTAAAATCAAGGGACGATAAAGTTGTAACACAAATGATCATTTCAGGCGCTGTTGTCATTGTAGGAATGATTTTTGGAGTCCTGATGTTAGCATCACAAGGTGGACTTATTGAACTATCAGCAGCATCTTTTTATCAATTTTTAACGATCCATGGCACGGCTATGATTGGTTCAGCGGCGCTTGCAACATCCGCAATCATGTGGTATTTCCTCAGTCACTATGTAGACTTATCCAAGAAAATATTTAATCTTAATCTCGTATTATTTTTAATAGGTGTCGTCATGACAATTATCGGGATATTCTCGTTTGAATATGCCAGTGCATGGACGTTCTTGTATCCGCTTCCAGCATTATCAGGGGGGGCATGGGGGACAACAGGTGCTTTACTCTACTTAGGTGGAATGCTTGTCTTAGGTGTAGGGTTCCTATTGCTTTATATCGATACAGGCCGAGCAATTATTAAAAAGTACGGAAGCCTTGGAAAAGGGCTTGGCTGGGATGTTATTTCAGGTAAGAAGGCTGAAAAGGATGCACCGCCTACAACAGTTGTAGCAAGTACGATGGTGACAATCGTTAATATATCAGCACTGACTGCTGGAGCAACTGTACTTATTGTCAACATGATTAGTGTCGTTAATCCCGCTTTTACATTTAACCCGTTGCTAGCTAAAAACTTGACGTATGCATTCGGACATATTTTTGCTAATGCTACTATTTATATGGCGGTTATAGCAGTCTATGAAATTTTATCTCGCTATACAGGGCGACCTTGGAAGGCCAATAAACCATTTCTAATCGCTTGGACTATGTCAACACTCTTTACAATGATTGTCTATCCTCACCATCTTCTTATGGATAGTGTAATGCCAAAATGGATTTTAATTCTTGGTCAAATATTATCGTATGCGAATGGTTTGCCTGTACTGGTTATTACAGCTTATGGGGCATTGATGATTGTCTATAAGTCGGGCATTAAATGGGATATGGCTTCGTCTTTAATCTTCCTATCTATGTTTGGTTGGACTGCAGGTGTGGTTCCGGCACTTGTTGACTCAGCGATTGTCGTCAACCATGTCATGCACAATACGAAATGGGTACCTGGACATTTTCATATGTATATGGGGCTCGGCGTCATTGCAATGATGTTTGGTTTTATGTATTTCCTAGCGAAAAATGATAGTCAACTGAAGACAAATGGCTTAGATAAGTTTGCATTTATCCTCTATACGCTATCTATGTTTGGTGTTTGTGTGTCATTCCTTGTTTCAGGTGCTATTAGTACACCAAGACGCTTTGCTACACATTTACCGGAATGGATGGGACCCGCCCAAGTAGGTGCTGTCACAGGCATATTTGTAGTTATTGGTATTTTGATATTTGCTCTTCATTTTGTTCGTTATATTTTCGGAAGAAATAAAACATCAATTAATAGCACAACACAGGAGACTGAAGTGAGCTAA
- a CDS encoding tellurite resistance/C4-dicarboxylate transporter family protein — protein sequence MIYLFKQTVSNLFSGYFSVVMATGALSIALHLLDMHAIAHVLLHVNTAAYLILWILTILRLTYYFPRVIEDLTSHSNGPGFFTLVAGTCVFGSQLIIIAENYQLASYLWGLGIILWLTIMYVFFTAVTIRKNKPALSEGINGAWLIAAVATQSISILGTLLSDRVTSGQEILLFITLCMFLLGCMLYLNIITLIFYRFTFLELKHAALTPPYWINMGAVAITTLAGSTLLLHADNWPLLVELTPFIKGFTLFFWITGTWWIPLLFILMIWRHIYHRYPLKYDPQFWGMAFPLAMYTTSTFQLSKALQLPFLVIIPRFMVFVAIAAWLAVFFGMLHHLYSCLKRYPLMK from the coding sequence ATGATTTACCTATTCAAACAAACAGTATCTAATCTTTTCTCAGGTTACTTTTCTGTCGTTATGGCAACAGGTGCTCTTTCCATTGCCTTGCACTTACTTGACATGCATGCAATTGCGCATGTGCTATTGCACGTCAATACTGCCGCCTATCTTATCCTGTGGATATTGACCATTCTTCGGCTCACTTATTATTTCCCCCGTGTAATTGAAGATCTTACAAGTCACTCTAATGGACCTGGTTTTTTCACATTAGTTGCGGGAACCTGCGTGTTTGGTAGTCAGCTCATTATCATCGCGGAAAACTATCAGTTAGCTAGCTATTTATGGGGACTTGGTATTATCCTTTGGTTAACGATTATGTATGTCTTCTTCACTGCCGTGACCATACGAAAAAACAAACCTGCTTTATCTGAAGGGATTAACGGGGCTTGGTTAATTGCCGCTGTGGCCACACAATCCATTTCGATACTTGGTACTTTACTGTCGGACCGTGTGACTAGCGGACAGGAAATTCTACTATTCATTACTTTATGTATGTTTCTCTTAGGCTGTATGCTTTATTTAAATATCATCACACTCATTTTCTACCGCTTCACTTTCTTAGAATTAAAACACGCTGCCCTCACCCCTCCCTATTGGATTAATATGGGCGCTGTTGCGATTACTACATTAGCCGGGTCAACATTATTATTACACGCCGATAACTGGCCACTTCTTGTTGAATTAACACCGTTCATAAAGGGATTTACATTATTTTTCTGGATCACAGGAACATGGTGGATTCCATTGCTATTTATCTTAATGATTTGGCGTCATATCTATCATCGCTACCCGTTAAAATATGACCCACAGTTTTGGGGCATGGCCTTCCCACTTGCCATGTACACAACAAGTACATTCCAATTATCCAAAGCTTTACAATTACCTTTTCTAGTCATCATTCCACGCTTCATGGTTTTCGTTGCCATCGCAGCCTGGCTTGCCGTATTTTTTGGCATGCTCCACCATCTTTATAGTTGTTTGAAAAGGTACCCGTTAATGAAATAA
- a CDS encoding SLC13 family permease: MPVIIRKDSSSVQLIITFIILGISIILFMSNRVRADLVAVLALLAFVLTGILDATEALVGFSNSVVIMIAGLFIVGAGILRTGLAQMAGNVLLRSSGDSEKKLFILLLVIVAAVGAFMSNTGTVALMLPIVVSVAISMKSSPSKFLIPLSYMASFSGLLTLIASPPNLIVSQQLVDNGFEKLGFFEITPIGIIGVVVGIIYLYAVRNILLPNEKRRNNSKDEHQLSPKQLASDYQLGGNLFRVSVPEDSEMIGKRLAQLKIPGAYQLCILTIERKSTEGINLLPMTYQEMAGPTSIIQAKDILRIQGAWNSMEKFVADYLLVIEEEESEADELISKQFGIAEVLLTPHSSLIGETVRGISFREKYNLNILGINRRGEYVLKEMSKERLRFGDALLVQGSWDEIELLARETRDVVVVGQPKEHASMAAANGKAPIAGGIMLLMVLLMIFEVFPAVISVLIGAVLMIVTGCVRNMDDAYGKINWESIVLIAAMLPMATALEKTGGMVMLSEGIISMLGSFGAIGVLAGIYFITMVFGQFISNTATAVLFAPIAMNAAISLDASPYTFLIAVAVASSMAFATPVASPTNALVMTAGGYKFFDFVKVGVPLQIIMFIVMMIAIPLIFPL, translated from the coding sequence AGAAGCACTTGTCGGCTTCTCGAACTCTGTCGTCATTATGATTGCGGGGTTATTTATTGTAGGAGCCGGTATTTTACGAACCGGATTAGCCCAAATGGCAGGGAATGTCTTGTTACGTTCATCGGGAGATAGCGAGAAGAAATTATTCATTTTGTTACTTGTCATTGTAGCAGCTGTCGGAGCTTTCATGAGTAACACAGGAACGGTTGCGTTAATGCTACCGATTGTCGTCAGCGTGGCGATAAGTATGAAAAGCAGTCCTTCGAAATTTTTAATACCGCTATCGTATATGGCAAGCTTTTCGGGCTTGCTGACGCTTATTGCCTCTCCACCAAACTTAATTGTCAGTCAACAATTGGTGGACAATGGCTTTGAAAAGTTAGGCTTTTTTGAGATTACGCCAATTGGTATTATTGGTGTCGTTGTAGGGATCATTTATTTATACGCCGTTCGCAATATTTTATTGCCGAATGAAAAACGAAGAAATAATTCGAAAGATGAGCATCAGCTGTCACCTAAACAGCTAGCTTCTGACTATCAATTAGGCGGTAACTTATTCCGCGTGAGCGTACCGGAGGACTCAGAAATGATTGGCAAGCGTCTGGCGCAATTAAAGATTCCTGGAGCCTACCAATTATGTATTTTGACCATTGAACGGAAATCGACGGAAGGAATCAATTTATTGCCGATGACGTATCAGGAAATGGCGGGTCCGACGAGTATTATTCAAGCCAAGGATATTTTACGAATTCAAGGTGCATGGAACAGTATGGAAAAGTTTGTAGCGGATTATTTACTAGTGATTGAAGAGGAAGAGTCAGAAGCAGACGAGTTAATATCTAAGCAGTTTGGAATTGCAGAAGTGTTGTTGACGCCTCATTCTAGTTTGATTGGTGAAACCGTCCGAGGCATTAGCTTCCGAGAGAAATACAATTTAAATATTCTTGGCATTAATCGACGTGGAGAATATGTGTTAAAAGAAATGTCGAAGGAGCGTTTGCGCTTTGGCGATGCGCTACTTGTACAAGGTTCGTGGGATGAAATTGAATTGTTGGCAAGAGAAACGAGAGATGTTGTCGTTGTTGGGCAACCGAAAGAACATGCCAGTATGGCGGCGGCAAATGGTAAAGCGCCGATTGCTGGGGGCATTATGCTGTTGATGGTACTACTGATGATTTTTGAAGTGTTCCCAGCCGTTATTTCAGTGTTAATCGGGGCTGTATTAATGATTGTGACGGGCTGCGTGCGTAATATGGATGATGCTTACGGTAAAATTAACTGGGAAAGTATTGTGCTCATTGCGGCGATGCTACCGATGGCGACTGCCTTGGAAAAAACGGGTGGTATGGTGATGTTATCAGAAGGCATTATTAGTATGCTTGGTAGTTTTGGAGCGATTGGTGTACTAGCAGGTATTTATTTTATCACAATGGTGTTCGGGCAATTTATTAGTAATACGGCAACAGCTGTGTTGTTTGCACCGATTGCCATGAATGCCGCGATTAGCTTGGACGCTAGCCCATATACATTTTTAATCGCTGTCGCGGTTGCTTCTAGTATGGCTTTTGCAACTCCTGTCGCATCTCCGACGAATGCACTTGTCATGACAGCGGGTGGCTATAAGTTTTTCGATTTTGTCAAAGTTGGCGTTCCATTGCAAATCATCATGTTTATCGTCATGATGATTGCGATTCCACTTATCTTTCCGTTATAA